A window of Hymenobacter aerilatus contains these coding sequences:
- a CDS encoding glycosyltransferase, translating to MNILFLVPYPLGRAPSQRFRFEQYFETLAAAGYQYRVAPFISETTWNILYLPGHHVQKAWGILKGFLRRAIQLFTAHRYDYVFVHREASPIGPPLFEWLLAKVWKKKIIYDFDDAIWIPNTSAANKVVAGIKWHHKVGSICRWAYKVSCGNAYLREYAQQFNPNAIINPTTIDTVHLHNRVRNQEAEGRLVIGWTGTHSTLKYIWQVVPVLAKLEKEFDFEFRVISNQPPTLPLRSLVYQPWRKEAEIADLLAFHVGLMPLEDDKWAQGKCAFKALQYMALGEPALVSPVGMNTEVVTDGLNGNICATPAEWEVALRRLLQDPDLRTRMGQAARQTVEQRYSVTANRPTFLALFD from the coding sequence TTGAACATTCTTTTTCTCGTTCCTTATCCACTGGGCCGGGCTCCTTCACAGCGTTTTCGCTTCGAGCAATATTTTGAGACCCTTGCGGCCGCTGGCTATCAGTATCGGGTAGCACCCTTTATCTCAGAAACCACCTGGAATATTTTGTACTTGCCTGGCCATCATGTACAAAAGGCTTGGGGAATACTAAAAGGATTTTTACGACGCGCAATTCAATTATTCACGGCGCATAGATATGACTATGTGTTTGTTCACCGAGAAGCGTCTCCTATTGGGCCACCGTTATTTGAATGGCTGCTGGCGAAGGTGTGGAAGAAAAAAATCATCTACGATTTTGATGATGCCATTTGGATACCCAATACATCGGCAGCCAATAAAGTGGTGGCAGGTATCAAATGGCACCACAAGGTGGGTAGTATCTGCCGCTGGGCCTACAAGGTAAGCTGTGGCAATGCCTACCTGCGCGAGTATGCGCAGCAATTCAATCCGAATGCCATTATCAATCCCACAACCATTGATACAGTGCATCTGCATAATCGGGTGCGCAACCAAGAGGCAGAGGGTAGGCTAGTTATCGGCTGGACGGGTACACACTCCACGCTGAAATACATTTGGCAGGTGGTGCCTGTGTTGGCGAAGCTGGAAAAGGAATTCGACTTTGAATTTCGGGTGATATCAAATCAGCCACCCACTCTACCGCTGCGTAGTTTGGTATATCAACCCTGGCGTAAGGAAGCGGAAATTGCGGATCTGCTCGCGTTTCACGTGGGCTTGATGCCGCTGGAAGATGATAAGTGGGCACAGGGAAAGTGCGCCTTCAAAGCCTTGCAATACATGGCTTTAGGCGAGCCAGCCCTGGTGTCGCCGGTAGGTATGAACACGGAAGTAGTGACAGATGGCTTAAATGGCAATATCTGTGCAACACCCGCTGAATGGGAAGTGGCCCTGCGCCGCTTATTACAAGATCCGGACTTACGTACTCGTATGGGGCAAGCCGCTCGGCAGACCGTAGAGCAACGTTATTCTGTGACAGCTAATCGGCCTACTTTTCTTGCTCTATTCGATTGA
- a CDS encoding glycosyltransferase: MRILFLGYWSLNDGLTTSTVFPHLRVLQERSDVEAIRLVTIERGAMAQAELTFAPGYLTPKITFLPLRSKPGQNVILTKIEDFTRFPDELVRQAAEFRPDFILARGAPAGALAYLVWKKIKLPFYVESFEPHADYMLESGVWRRYDPRYLFQRHWEKKQKRLASGLMPVAENYRRQLIKEGVPAARIATVPCSVDITQFAFEDEARQRIRQRLGFASTALVGIYVGKFGGIYYDEEAFQVFRAAADQFGSGFRLIILTPDPEQEVQCKLTAAGLPSDSFFVTKAPHAEVPDYLSAADFAFATIKPAPCRLFCSAIKIGEYWASGLPVLVTPGVGDDSAIIEAEAGGAVFDLRKPESVRQSVQHLRQLLTEPNLRIRIRELAARYRSLERARQAYTMLLST; encoded by the coding sequence ATGCGAATCTTATTCTTAGGATATTGGAGCCTGAATGATGGCCTAACCACCAGCACGGTGTTTCCCCATTTGCGCGTGTTGCAGGAGCGCTCCGATGTAGAAGCTATCCGGCTCGTTACGATTGAGCGGGGTGCAATGGCGCAAGCCGAATTAACATTTGCGCCAGGCTACCTTACCCCCAAAATCACCTTCTTGCCGCTTCGATCAAAGCCTGGCCAAAATGTTATTCTTACGAAAATTGAGGATTTCACGCGGTTTCCAGACGAGCTTGTGCGGCAGGCTGCTGAATTTCGACCTGATTTTATCTTAGCGCGTGGCGCCCCAGCTGGTGCATTGGCATACTTAGTATGGAAGAAAATAAAGCTGCCATTTTACGTTGAGTCGTTTGAGCCGCATGCTGACTATATGCTCGAGTCGGGCGTATGGCGGCGCTACGATCCGCGCTATCTGTTTCAGCGACACTGGGAAAAAAAACAGAAACGGCTAGCCAGCGGACTAATGCCGGTAGCCGAAAATTATCGTCGGCAACTCATCAAGGAAGGGGTGCCGGCTGCTCGCATTGCTACCGTACCCTGCTCGGTCGACATCACTCAGTTTGCTTTCGAGGACGAAGCCAGACAACGCATCCGGCAGCGTTTAGGATTCGCTTCTACTGCTCTAGTGGGCATCTATGTAGGGAAATTTGGTGGCATCTATTACGATGAGGAGGCTTTTCAGGTATTTCGGGCTGCTGCTGATCAGTTTGGCTCTGGTTTCAGACTAATTATCCTCACGCCTGATCCTGAGCAGGAAGTACAGTGTAAGTTGACTGCTGCCGGATTGCCGTCGGATTCGTTCTTCGTCACCAAAGCGCCCCATGCTGAGGTGCCCGACTACTTGTCGGCCGCTGACTTTGCGTTTGCTACCATCAAACCTGCGCCGTGCCGGTTGTTTTGCTCCGCTATTAAGATTGGCGAGTATTGGGCAAGCGGTTTACCCGTATTGGTGACACCCGGTGTGGGTGATGATTCGGCCATTATTGAAGCTGAAGCAGGCGGGGCCGTATTTGATCTGCGCAAACCGGAAAGTGTCAGGCAAAGCGTGCAACATCTGAGGCAGCTGCTAACCGAACCGAATCTCCGGATTCGGATTCGGGAGCTGGCTGCGCGTTACCGGAGTCTCGAGCGCGCCCGTCAAGCCTACACTATGCTGCTCAGCACATAA